From Fibrobacter sp. UWB4, the proteins below share one genomic window:
- a CDS encoding carbohydrate-binding domain-containing protein: MKLLKLSAVAVSAALGFVACGDDNGLNGLTPVETSSSSEALGGEVSSSSSDALGPEISSSSDAVPGIESSSSGNGNPGGEISSSSDAVPGVESSSSGNGNPGHDLSSSSNVVPGSSTSGDDESDLEDSRNLDGTQILLKLAGTTATVENNNGCVDVADKSATITCPGAYYVTGESSDFQVVVNTPATENEGNTGIYLYNATIKSSNAPILVKNADKTVLHLVKGTTNLVEDGSGNHLFTKVNGAQDTAKAAIYSRDDLNIKGAGSLTVKGKFRNGIQCSNDLKIKNGNITVEAEENAIKGKGSLQISGGTLNLTAKKGDGLESDECEEGPDGKCKSFIEGKGIVDIRGGNITIKAGDDGIDAANFVVVSDSTEAATVKVKSTGKGMVAEKFIYVNGGTINVEAEDDALHTKYKVFMNAGDVTVSSKDDGIHADSALHLKGSTINVITASEGLEAYKIFAEGGITSTFATNDGWNGAGGAKENSGGYSMFSESSGHIVVSGGYHYISAKGSMIDVFDANGSGKQTGGVLILEITGQSYESGMGGGGGGWGGGFPGGGGFPGGGMGGGGCSSNMAGGLIDTDTGFEITGGVLLAFGDFSTDIPKCASMAYTNENFYGSDKAAFKPQYKGNTILYGGEVTAVGQMQTSGMKELKFPNGVVYMYK; the protein is encoded by the coding sequence ATGAAATTATTGAAATTGTCTGCGGTCGCGGTCTCTGCGGCTTTGGGCTTTGTGGCTTGTGGTGATGATAATGGTTTAAATGGACTTACGCCTGTGGAAACGTCCTCAAGCAGTGAGGCTTTGGGCGGTGAAGTGTCCAGTTCGAGCAGTGATGCTCTAGGACCCGAAATTTCCAGCTCTAGCGATGCCGTTCCTGGCATTGAATCGTCGAGTTCTGGCAATGGCAATCCTGGCGGTGAAATTTCCAGTTCGAGTGATGCTGTCCCTGGTGTAGAATCTTCTAGTTCTGGCAATGGCAATCCTGGTCACGATTTATCCAGCTCTAGCAACGTCGTTCCCGGCAGTTCTACTTCAGGTGATGATGAATCTGACTTGGAAGATTCGAGGAACTTGGATGGAACGCAAATTCTCTTGAAACTTGCAGGGACTACGGCGACTGTCGAAAATAACAATGGCTGTGTTGACGTCGCGGATAAAAGTGCAACAATCACTTGCCCGGGTGCGTATTACGTGACTGGCGAATCGTCTGATTTCCAGGTGGTGGTGAATACTCCGGCTACAGAAAACGAGGGCAATACGGGAATTTATCTGTACAACGCGACCATCAAGAGTTCGAACGCTCCGATTCTTGTGAAAAATGCGGACAAGACGGTCCTTCATCTGGTCAAGGGTACGACCAATCTTGTTGAAGACGGTAGCGGAAATCATTTGTTTACAAAGGTCAATGGCGCCCAGGATACGGCAAAGGCTGCCATTTATTCCAGGGACGATTTGAACATCAAGGGTGCAGGTTCCTTGACTGTCAAGGGCAAGTTCAGAAATGGCATCCAGTGCAGTAACGATCTTAAAATCAAGAATGGCAACATTACAGTTGAAGCCGAAGAAAACGCCATCAAGGGCAAGGGCAGTCTCCAGATTTCTGGCGGTACGCTGAATCTCACGGCCAAGAAGGGCGATGGTCTCGAAAGCGACGAATGTGAAGAAGGCCCAGATGGCAAGTGCAAATCCTTCATCGAAGGTAAGGGCATTGTCGATATTCGCGGTGGTAACATCACTATCAAGGCGGGTGACGACGGTATCGATGCCGCAAACTTCGTTGTTGTGAGTGATTCCACCGAGGCCGCTACCGTCAAGGTGAAATCGACGGGCAAGGGCATGGTGGCCGAAAAATTTATTTATGTCAACGGCGGTACCATTAACGTGGAAGCTGAAGACGATGCATTGCATACAAAATATAAGGTTTTTATGAATGCCGGAGATGTGACCGTTTCTTCGAAGGACGATGGTATCCATGCGGATTCAGCTTTGCATTTGAAAGGTTCGACAATCAATGTCATCACGGCTTCCGAAGGTCTTGAAGCTTACAAGATTTTTGCAGAAGGTGGCATAACCTCGACATTTGCAACCAATGACGGCTGGAACGGTGCTGGTGGCGCTAAGGAAAATTCTGGCGGTTATTCCATGTTTAGCGAGAGCAGTGGCCATATTGTCGTGAGCGGTGGTTACCATTACATCAGCGCTAAGGGAAGTATGATTGATGTTTTCGATGCGAACGGTTCTGGAAAGCAGACCGGTGGCGTGTTGATTCTTGAAATTACTGGTCAGAGCTACGAGTCCGGCATGGGCGGTGGCGGCGGTGGCTGGGGCGGCGGTTTCCCTGGTGGTGGTGGCTTCCCCGGCGGTGGCATGGGTGGTGGAGGATGCTCTTCCAACATGGCCGGAGGCCTTATTGATACGGATACTGGTTTCGAAATAACCGGCGGTGTCCTCCTTGCGTTTGGCGACTTTTCGACAGACATTCCCAAGTGCGCCTCTATGGCCTACACAAACGAAAACTTCTATGGTTCCGATAAGGCCGCTTTCAAGCCGCAATACAAGGGCAATACGATTCTTTACGGTGGTGAAGTGACTGCTGTTGGTCAGATGCAGACCAGTGGAATGAAGGAACTGAAGTTCCCGAACGGCGTGGTCTACATGTACAAGTAG
- a CDS encoding fibrobacter succinogenes major paralogous domain-containing protein has protein sequence MNYLSSALVIALIASSASLAAPKAKKQELKDPRDKQKYRLVKIEDRTWMADNLNYKMPGSTCYREDDDNCMVYGRLYTWDAAKSACPAGFRLPTNEDFESLWKAAGADFNAGYLIKANYGWSGETNGNDTLKFSAMPSGNMFDDGTYGNESKFAFFWSANTEANEASVWYLSSKSMGFSYMMKPKAFGFSVRCVQ, from the coding sequence ATGAATTATCTATCATCTGCTCTTGTAATAGCCCTCATCGCGTCCAGCGCATCTCTTGCCGCCCCCAAAGCAAAAAAGCAGGAACTCAAGGACCCGCGTGATAAGCAAAAGTACCGCCTTGTCAAAATCGAAGACCGCACTTGGATGGCCGACAACTTGAACTACAAAATGCCGGGCAGCACTTGCTATAGGGAAGATGACGATAACTGCATGGTCTACGGGCGCCTCTACACTTGGGATGCGGCAAAGTCCGCTTGCCCTGCCGGGTTCCGTTTGCCAACAAACGAAGATTTCGAAAGCTTGTGGAAAGCAGCCGGAGCCGACTTCAATGCCGGCTATTTGATCAAGGCGAATTACGGATGGTCTGGTGAAACGAACGGAAACGATACGCTCAAATTCAGCGCTATGCCATCCGGCAACATGTTCGATGACGGCACTTATGGCAACGAAAGCAAGTTCGCGTTCTTCTGGAGCGCAAACACCGAAGCGAATGAAGCTTCGGTGTGGTATCTTTCGTCAAAGTCGATGGGCTTTAGCTATATGATGAAGCCGAAAGCGTTCGGATTCTCAGTCCGCTGCGTACAGTAA
- the trxA gene encoding thioredoxin has translation MNPREEFKIKTKKRKGKTMAELKITRENFEQEVLKSDKPVLIDFWASWCGPCRMLSPTISEIAEEYKDKVKVGKVNVDEEGDLAAMFRVTSIPMLVVMKNGKVTNSAVGVRPKDQIVKMI, from the coding sequence ATGAACCCCAGAGAAGAGTTTAAAATAAAAACAAAAAAAAGGAAAGGTAAAACAATGGCTGAATTAAAAATCACTAGAGAAAACTTTGAACAAGAAGTCCTCAAATCCGACAAGCCCGTTCTGATAGATTTCTGGGCAAGCTGGTGCGGCCCATGCCGTATGCTCTCGCCCACCATCTCGGAAATCGCCGAGGAATATAAGGACAAGGTCAAGGTCGGCAAGGTCAACGTCGATGAAGAGGGGGATCTCGCCGCGATGTTCCGCGTGACAAGCATCCCCATGCTCGTCGTCATGAAAAATGGCAAGGTCACGAATTCTGCCGTCGGCGTCCGCCCGAAAGACCAAATCGTAAAGATGATATAA
- a CDS encoding flavodoxin — protein sequence MSRSLKISLALSVAFAASALLSACEKQEAQQSKTQAAPVAEVAQQQSKSVVVYFSQTGATKKLAQIFKEARNADEVELQLVKPFPSTYDSTIAEVRAERESKQWPALVNAKVELAKYDTVFLGYPIMFGTFTPPIYTFLDANDLSGKVVVPFCTYGSGGRKASASELKTLEPNANVTIAYGISNKRVNAEGGVEKAKEEVATFFANLETGKTEEMLAGGFSEQRPLTAEDSAVFAAATKDYAYLGLKPLSVSTQVVAGMNYLFVCEMKAFGGPATQTNVKIFKPLPGHGEPEMIVVEK from the coding sequence ATGTCCCGTTCCTTGAAGATTTCCCTCGCCTTGTCGGTTGCGTTTGCCGCATCTGCATTGCTTTCTGCCTGTGAAAAGCAGGAAGCCCAGCAGTCTAAGACCCAGGCTGCGCCGGTTGCCGAAGTGGCTCAACAACAGTCCAAGTCCGTCGTGGTTTACTTCTCCCAGACGGGTGCGACTAAAAAGCTGGCTCAGATTTTTAAGGAAGCCCGCAATGCCGATGAAGTCGAACTCCAGCTTGTAAAGCCGTTCCCTTCGACATACGATAGCACGATTGCCGAAGTACGTGCCGAACGCGAAAGCAAGCAGTGGCCCGCTCTCGTGAATGCAAAGGTGGAACTCGCCAAGTACGATACCGTGTTCCTCGGTTATCCGATTATGTTCGGAACTTTCACTCCGCCGATTTACACATTCCTTGACGCAAACGATTTGAGCGGCAAGGTCGTAGTGCCGTTCTGCACTTACGGTAGCGGTGGTCGCAAGGCGAGCGCTAGCGAACTTAAGACTCTTGAACCGAATGCCAATGTGACTATCGCTTATGGAATTTCCAACAAGCGAGTCAATGCCGAAGGCGGTGTTGAAAAGGCTAAGGAAGAAGTCGCGACATTCTTTGCAAATCTCGAAACGGGTAAGACCGAAGAGATGCTTGCCGGTGGCTTCTCGGAACAGCGCCCGCTCACGGCTGAAGATTCAGCCGTGTTTGCCGCAGCTACCAAGGATTACGCCTACTTGGGTCTGAAGCCGCTCAGCGTCTCAACGCAGGTTGTTGCTGGAATGAACTACCTCTTTGTTTGTGAAATGAAGGCTTTTGGTGGGCCGGCAACGCAGACGAACGTCAAGATTTTCAAACCGCTTCCGGGCCATGGTGAACCGGAAATGATCGTCGTCGAAAAGTAA
- the cysS gene encoding cysteine--tRNA ligase — protein sequence MALQFYNTASRKKELFTLPEGVPAVRMYCCGPTVYHFAHIGNLRTYIFEDFLVRTLNYYGYKVNHIVNITDVGHLTSDGDTGDDKMEKGAKREGKSVWDIAKFYTDAFMADWHRLNIQEPTRWTRATDHIKEQIDLVKTLEEKGFTYRTSDGIYFDSLKFPRYADFARLDVENLRKGSRIDMGEKKNATDFALWKFSPTDKKRAMEWDSPWGVGFPGWHIECSAMAMKYNGPTLDIHCGGTDHIRVHHTNEIAQSECANGVPFSRFWMHGEFLRTASEEKLEDGTTETKFGKMSKSSGEFLTVTLLMERGFNPLDYRYFALGSHYRNYLNFTWEALTGAKEAFKSLHKKTDPLIGKATAITSEAAKAFQAEFKDAIGDDLNMPRALGILNTMLKSDIDDGEKAALVADFDKIFGLKLDQPREEYAKKGANDNIDTAKIEALIAARKEARANKNWAESDRIRDELAAMNIVIKDSKEGTTWSVKE from the coding sequence ATGGCACTTCAATTCTACAACACCGCATCACGCAAGAAAGAACTGTTCACTCTTCCCGAAGGCGTTCCCGCCGTGCGTATGTACTGTTGTGGCCCGACGGTGTACCACTTTGCCCACATCGGCAACCTCCGCACTTACATTTTTGAAGACTTTTTGGTCCGTACGCTCAACTACTACGGCTACAAGGTCAACCACATCGTGAACATCACTGACGTGGGCCACCTCACGAGCGATGGCGATACCGGCGACGACAAAATGGAAAAGGGCGCAAAACGCGAAGGCAAGTCCGTCTGGGACATCGCCAAGTTCTACACCGACGCTTTCATGGCCGACTGGCACCGTTTAAACATCCAGGAACCGACCCGCTGGACCCGCGCCACCGACCACATCAAGGAACAGATTGACTTGGTAAAGACGCTCGAAGAAAAGGGCTTTACCTACCGCACTTCGGACGGCATCTACTTCGACAGCCTCAAGTTCCCGCGCTACGCCGACTTTGCCCGCCTCGACGTGGAAAACCTCCGCAAGGGTAGCCGCATCGACATGGGCGAAAAGAAGAACGCCACCGACTTTGCTCTCTGGAAGTTCAGCCCAACCGACAAGAAGCGCGCCATGGAATGGGATAGCCCGTGGGGCGTTGGTTTCCCGGGTTGGCACATCGAATGCTCCGCCATGGCTATGAAGTACAACGGTCCGACGCTCGATATCCACTGCGGCGGCACGGACCATATCCGTGTGCACCACACGAACGAAATCGCCCAGAGCGAATGCGCGAACGGCGTTCCGTTCAGCCGCTTCTGGATGCACGGTGAATTTCTCCGCACTGCAAGCGAAGAAAAGCTTGAAGACGGCACGACCGAGACTAAGTTTGGCAAGATGAGTAAGTCCAGTGGCGAATTCTTGACCGTCACGCTCCTCATGGAACGCGGATTCAACCCGCTCGACTACCGCTACTTTGCACTCGGCAGCCACTACCGCAACTACCTGAACTTCACTTGGGAAGCCCTCACCGGCGCCAAGGAAGCCTTTAAGAGCTTGCACAAGAAGACGGACCCGCTAATTGGCAAGGCAACCGCCATCACAAGCGAAGCAGCCAAGGCTTTCCAGGCTGAATTCAAGGACGCCATCGGCGACGACCTCAACATGCCTCGCGCACTCGGCATTTTGAACACGATGCTCAAGAGCGACATCGATGACGGCGAAAAGGCAGCACTCGTGGCTGACTTTGACAAGATCTTTGGTCTCAAGCTCGACCAGCCGCGCGAAGAATACGCCAAGAAGGGCGCAAACGACAACATCGATACCGCTAAGATCGAAGCTTTGATCGCAGCCCGCAAGGAAGCACGCGCCAACAAGAACTGGGCCGAAAGCGACCGCATCCGCGATGAACTTGCCGCGATGAACATCGTGATCAAGGACTCTAAGGAAGGCACGACCTGGAGCGTGAAGGAATAA
- a CDS encoding endo-1,4-beta-xylanase, whose translation MKKTHAFAGLVLSTALLGAGLANAFAADETLRSLADKNGIYIGAILNSQWFSGGLPGNYEQIHKQQFNIVVAENEMKFDATEPQEGRFNYNNGDKMVKYAKQNGMRVRGHALAWHSQVPGWVNNYKNDKKKLLAVLKNHIEKVVSHWKGQVAEWDVVNEAISNNEPQWRTGSVWYQGIGPEFIDSAFVWTHAVDPDAELCYNDYNLEQGINPKAKAGFLLEQVKRWVANGIPIHCVGSQTHVEDTTTDKHFIGSPDSLRSLAKELAKLNVKLKITELDIGFKSGINVSQRDLQRQGQTFRQYLDIILEEPNADTYLIWGVSDKWSWLGGLNRQKGLIYDDNLKPKPAFDSILVRLQTYEPPKDTAKKDTVVQDSSKKDSTKKDTTDAIKPFIAPSSLSLHVAGRTLFVTGFTSKTAKVDIFDMQGRPVFSTENNKGVFDLTTIAEGLYVVRVQSGFSNLTQKVSIK comes from the coding sequence ATGAAAAAGACTCACGCTTTTGCGGGTCTTGTGCTTAGCACGGCCCTACTTGGCGCAGGTTTGGCAAACGCCTTCGCCGCAGATGAAACCCTTAGATCCCTAGCCGATAAAAACGGAATCTACATCGGCGCCATTCTGAACTCACAGTGGTTCAGCGGCGGACTTCCTGGAAATTACGAACAGATTCACAAGCAACAGTTCAACATTGTCGTTGCCGAAAACGAGATGAAGTTTGACGCGACCGAACCGCAAGAAGGAAGGTTCAATTACAACAACGGCGATAAGATGGTCAAGTACGCCAAACAAAACGGAATGCGCGTCCGTGGCCACGCCCTCGCCTGGCACAGCCAAGTTCCGGGCTGGGTAAACAACTACAAGAACGATAAAAAGAAATTGCTCGCCGTTCTCAAGAACCACATCGAAAAGGTTGTCAGCCACTGGAAAGGTCAAGTCGCCGAATGGGACGTGGTGAACGAAGCCATCAGCAACAACGAACCCCAGTGGCGCACCGGTTCCGTCTGGTACCAGGGTATCGGTCCTGAATTTATCGACTCCGCATTCGTTTGGACGCACGCTGTGGACCCGGATGCAGAACTCTGCTACAACGACTACAATCTCGAACAAGGCATCAACCCCAAAGCCAAGGCAGGGTTCTTGCTGGAACAAGTGAAGCGCTGGGTTGCAAACGGCATTCCTATCCATTGCGTGGGTTCCCAGACGCACGTGGAAGACACCACCACCGACAAGCACTTTATCGGTTCGCCGGACAGCCTCCGCTCTCTCGCCAAGGAACTTGCAAAACTTAACGTCAAGCTGAAAATTACCGAACTTGATATCGGATTCAAGAGCGGCATCAACGTCAGCCAAAGAGACCTTCAGCGCCAAGGACAAACTTTCCGTCAATACCTCGACATTATCCTCGAGGAACCGAATGCGGACACGTACCTGATTTGGGGCGTTTCTGACAAATGGAGCTGGCTTGGCGGCCTAAACAGGCAAAAAGGCCTTATCTATGACGACAACTTGAAGCCGAAGCCCGCATTCGATAGCATCTTGGTGAGACTCCAGACTTACGAACCGCCCAAAGATACAGCCAAGAAAGACACCGTTGTTCAAGACTCCAGCAAGAAGGATTCAACGAAAAAGGATACGACAGACGCCATCAAGCCATTCATCGCACCGAGCAGCCTTTCTTTGCATGTTGCCGGACGCACGCTGTTCGTGACCGGATTTACTTCGAAGACTGCCAAGGTGGACATTTTCGACATGCAGGGCCGCCCAGTCTTTAGCACAGAAAACAACAAGGGCGTCTTTGACCTCACTACAATAGCCGAAGGCCTTTACGTGGTACGAGTGCAAAGCGGATTCTCGAATTTAACACAAAAGGTTTCCATAAAATAG
- a CDS encoding endo-1,4-beta-xylanase, whose amino-acid sequence MKKIHSLSRIALGAAIIGAGFMNANAADETIRQLAKERGRFIGTILNSEWFNDAIEPEFEEIHKTQFNVVVAENEMKFDATEPKEDEFNFEKGDKMVKYAQANGLRVRGHALAWHSQVANWVNDYKGQKEKLLAVLKNHITKVVSHWKGQIAEWDVVNEAVNDDYNADWRSTNSVWYEGIGAEFLDSAFVWAHEADPDAELCYNDYSIEWGLREGSKASFVVEQVKRWKANGIPITCVGTQTHIEIAHETTPQNVRALAKALAELNVTLNITELDIGFPKGSAGKLTEADYAKQGHLYRQFMDVFLEEPNMGEFVIWGLTDAHSWLDEQQGKTEGLLFDKQYNPKPAYDSVMASLKAHPASEVKTPYPDSVLNPPKDCKTDNCGDSLIAIKPSVSANNISIHLAGRTLFVTGLASKTAAKIDIFDMQGHLVFSTKNVKGNIELSSIPEGLYVVRVRQGITKLTKRIAIK is encoded by the coding sequence ATGAAAAAGATTCATTCTTTGTCACGTATTGCACTCGGCGCCGCAATTATTGGCGCAGGCTTTATGAACGCCAACGCCGCCGACGAAACCATCCGGCAGCTCGCCAAGGAGCGCGGCCGCTTTATCGGCACCATCTTGAACAGCGAATGGTTCAACGACGCTATAGAACCGGAATTCGAAGAAATACACAAGACGCAATTCAACGTCGTCGTCGCCGAAAACGAAATGAAGTTCGACGCCACCGAACCCAAGGAAGACGAGTTCAACTTCGAAAAGGGTGACAAGATGGTCAAATACGCACAGGCAAATGGTCTCCGCGTTCGCGGACACGCTCTCGCCTGGCATAGCCAAGTCGCAAACTGGGTGAATGATTATAAAGGCCAAAAAGAAAAGCTGCTCGCCGTCCTCAAGAACCACATCACTAAAGTTGTCAGCCACTGGAAAGGCCAAATTGCCGAATGGGATGTAGTCAACGAAGCCGTCAACGACGATTACAATGCCGACTGGCGTTCGACAAACTCCGTGTGGTACGAGGGCATCGGCGCAGAATTTCTGGACTCCGCATTTGTCTGGGCACACGAAGCAGACCCGGATGCAGAACTCTGCTACAACGACTATTCCATCGAATGGGGACTCCGCGAAGGTTCCAAGGCAAGCTTTGTCGTGGAACAGGTCAAGCGCTGGAAAGCTAATGGCATTCCAATTACTTGCGTAGGCACCCAGACGCACATCGAAATCGCACACGAAACGACACCGCAAAACGTGCGCGCCCTCGCCAAGGCACTAGCTGAACTCAACGTGACACTCAACATCACCGAACTCGACATCGGATTCCCGAAGGGTTCGGCCGGCAAGCTCACCGAAGCCGACTACGCCAAGCAGGGGCATTTGTACCGCCAATTCATGGACGTGTTCCTCGAAGAACCGAACATGGGTGAATTCGTGATCTGGGGATTGACCGATGCGCACAGCTGGCTCGACGAACAGCAAGGCAAGACCGAAGGGCTTCTCTTTGACAAGCAATACAACCCAAAGCCCGCATATGACAGCGTCATGGCAAGCCTCAAAGCACACCCCGCTTCTGAAGTCAAAACGCCCTACCCAGATTCAGTGCTCAACCCGCCTAAAGATTGCAAAACAGACAACTGTGGAGATTCTTTAATCGCAATCAAACCGAGTGTTTCTGCAAACAACATTTCCATACACCTTGCCGGACGCACATTGTTCGTAACAGGTTTGGCTTCGAAGACTGCCGCGAAGATCGACATATTCGACATGCAGGGTCACCTCGTATTCAGCACAAAGAATGTCAAAGGCAACATAGAGCTTTCATCAATTCCAGAAGGATTATACGTTGTTCGCGTTCGTCAAGGAATAACAAAACTTACCAAACGAATCGCCATCAAGTAA
- a CDS encoding Crp/Fnr family transcriptional regulator: MVEPISQIVKKIPFWEKLSLEEKALVSQRALTKHFNKDQIVSSNSSACLGIILILSGGIRVSLISDEGREVTLYRAHSNEFCVSTASCVIHQLTFEAIVTAEEDTTVLVIPSSVCAKLMDTNIHVRSFVFERETERYSQTIWAIQQMLFKRFDQRLASYLFDAYKSTGKTEIKKTQEEIARDVNSAREVVARMLKEFAAKGLVEIKRGAIVIRNIEGLKRLL; the protein is encoded by the coding sequence ATGGTCGAACCGATTAGTCAAATTGTCAAGAAAATTCCATTTTGGGAAAAGCTTTCGCTTGAAGAAAAAGCGTTAGTTTCACAGCGCGCGTTGACAAAGCATTTCAACAAAGACCAGATTGTCAGCAGCAACAGTTCCGCATGCCTCGGGATCATCCTCATTTTGAGCGGAGGCATTCGCGTGAGCCTCATCTCGGATGAAGGTCGGGAAGTCACGCTTTACCGTGCGCACTCGAACGAATTTTGCGTTTCGACAGCCTCGTGCGTGATCCACCAGCTCACGTTTGAAGCAATCGTCACCGCCGAAGAAGATACAACTGTACTCGTCATTCCGTCCTCCGTTTGCGCCAAGCTGATGGACACCAACATCCACGTGCGCTCCTTCGTTTTTGAACGCGAAACGGAACGCTATTCACAGACAATTTGGGCCATTCAGCAGATGCTGTTCAAGCGATTTGACCAGCGCCTCGCCTCTTACCTTTTTGACGCATACAAAAGCACAGGCAAAACCGAGATTAAAAAGACGCAAGAAGAAATTGCGCGAGACGTGAACTCCGCCCGAGAAGTGGTCGCCCGCATGCTCAAGGAATTCGCGGCCAAAGGTCTTGTGGAAATCAAGCGCGGAGCGATCGTCATTCGCAATATCGAAGGACTGAAAAGGCTGCTATAA